From a single Pseudomonas cremoricolorata genomic region:
- a CDS encoding TonB-dependent siderophore receptor, translating into MNSPTRAQPHSTPRSLCLAIRLALFSVPLALPASVLAEQTVQRYDIAPGPLGEVLSRYAQASGAPISFQSSQVYGLSSPGVRGSFTVDAGFAQALSGSGLVARASADGYQIEPAAPIAGVLDLGAIAISGKAPGSITEGTGSYTSQSSSSSTRLNIPIKETPQSISVVTQQRMQDQRLTNLTDALEATSGITVVREGLGADTDSYYSRGFAINNYEIDGVPTSSRLDNYTQNTAMYDRIEVVRGATGLISGMGEPSATINLIRKRPTFEPQLQISAEAGNWDRYGSTVDVSGPLTASAAVRGRLVLDYNSERAWVDRYKQDSNLVYGISEFDLSENTLLTAGFSYLTVHTKQPPRSGFPLKYSDGSKTDFKRSFNTAANWNYYDHRQTTFFTSLEHTFDNGWSGKVEYSHNENQYDSEIVYFAGDIDRTTGLGAYVMPNKFKGHPKQDALDAYLTGPFQLLGREHELITGVTLSHLQNNDAPDYGGWIRPGGDYDGTLGNAHAWRGDVAKPEFRKYGVQDFEETQYAAYLTSRLHLTDDLTVILGGRVIDWKQSDETRYFDDSYYNKVSRKESGVFIPYGGVVYDLDDTWSVYASYTKIFNPQSLQTTSGSYLSPLEGTGYETGIKAAFNDDTLNARLALFKLQQDNLAVMDGDNLTPTGWQAYLGEEGTTTKGVEIELDGQLTDNWQLAGGYTYSVSTDSNDKRIATQIPRNSFKAFTTYQLPAPLDKLTLGGGVNWQSKTGVDLGYYQQSSYAITNLMARYAIDEHFTLGVNVDNVFDRSYYSTTSAGVYGAPRSVTGVVKYTY; encoded by the coding sequence ATGAACTCGCCGACTCGAGCGCAGCCCCATTCCACCCCGCGCAGCCTGTGCCTGGCCATCCGCCTGGCGCTGTTCAGCGTGCCGCTGGCGCTGCCGGCGAGCGTCCTCGCCGAGCAGACCGTGCAGCGCTACGACATCGCCCCCGGCCCACTGGGCGAAGTGCTCAGCCGCTATGCCCAGGCCAGCGGCGCGCCGATTTCGTTTCAGTCAAGCCAGGTGTACGGCTTGAGCAGCCCTGGCGTGCGCGGCAGCTTCACCGTCGACGCCGGCTTCGCTCAGGCATTGAGCGGCTCCGGGCTGGTCGCCCGGGCCAGCGCCGACGGCTACCAGATCGAGCCCGCCGCGCCTATCGCCGGCGTGCTCGACCTCGGGGCCATCGCCATTTCCGGCAAGGCCCCTGGCTCCATCACCGAGGGCACCGGCTCGTACACCAGCCAGTCGTCCAGCAGCTCGACGCGCCTGAACATCCCGATCAAGGAAACGCCGCAGTCGATCTCGGTGGTCACCCAGCAGCGCATGCAGGACCAGCGCCTGACCAACCTCACCGACGCGCTGGAAGCCACCTCGGGCATCACCGTGGTGCGCGAGGGCCTGGGCGCTGATACCGACAGCTACTACTCACGCGGCTTCGCCATCAACAACTACGAAATCGACGGCGTACCCACCTCGTCACGCCTGGACAACTACACCCAGAACACCGCCATGTACGACCGCATCGAAGTGGTCCGCGGTGCCACCGGGCTCATCAGCGGCATGGGCGAGCCCTCCGCGACCATCAACCTGATCCGCAAGCGCCCGACCTTCGAGCCGCAGTTGCAGATCAGCGCCGAAGCCGGAAACTGGGACCGCTATGGCAGCACGGTCGACGTCTCCGGCCCGCTCACCGCCAGCGCAGCGGTGCGTGGCCGCCTGGTGCTCGACTACAACAGCGAACGCGCCTGGGTCGATCGCTACAAGCAAGACAGCAACCTGGTCTACGGCATCAGCGAGTTCGACCTGAGTGAAAACACCCTGCTCACCGCAGGCTTCAGCTACCTCACCGTGCACACCAAGCAACCGCCGCGCAGCGGCTTCCCGCTCAAGTACAGCGACGGTAGCAAGACCGATTTCAAGCGCTCGTTCAACACCGCAGCCAACTGGAATTACTACGACCACCGGCAGACCACCTTCTTCACCTCGCTGGAACACACCTTCGATAACGGCTGGAGCGGCAAGGTCGAATACAGCCACAACGAAAACCAGTACGACTCCGAGATCGTCTACTTCGCCGGCGACATCGACCGCACGACTGGCCTTGGCGCCTACGTGATGCCCAACAAGTTCAAGGGCCACCCGAAACAGGACGCCCTCGACGCCTACTTGACCGGTCCGTTCCAACTGCTCGGCCGCGAACATGAACTGATCACCGGCGTGACCCTGTCCCACTTGCAGAACAACGACGCGCCTGACTACGGCGGCTGGATTCGTCCAGGCGGCGACTACGATGGCACCCTCGGCAACGCCCACGCGTGGCGCGGCGATGTGGCAAAACCTGAGTTTCGCAAGTACGGCGTACAAGACTTTGAGGAAACTCAATATGCCGCCTACCTCACGTCCCGCCTGCACCTGACCGACGACCTGACGGTAATTCTCGGCGGCCGGGTGATCGACTGGAAACAATCCGACGAAACCCGCTACTTCGATGACAGTTACTACAACAAGGTCTCGCGCAAAGAGAGCGGCGTATTCATCCCCTACGGCGGAGTGGTCTACGACCTTGACGACACCTGGTCGGTATATGCCAGCTACACGAAAATCTTCAACCCACAGTCACTGCAAACCACCAGCGGCTCGTACCTGAGCCCGCTGGAAGGCACTGGCTATGAAACCGGCATCAAAGCCGCCTTCAACGACGACACCCTCAACGCCCGGCTGGCCCTGTTCAAACTCCAGCAAGACAACCTCGCCGTCATGGATGGCGACAACCTCACCCCTACCGGCTGGCAGGCCTACCTTGGCGAAGAAGGCACCACCACCAAAGGCGTGGAAATCGAACTCGACGGCCAACTGACCGACAATTGGCAACTGGCCGGCGGCTACACCTACAGCGTCAGCACCGACTCCAACGACAAACGCATCGCCACACAAATCCCGCGCAATAGTTTCAAAGCCTTCACCACCTACCAACTCCCCGCCCCTCTCGACAAACTCACCCTCGGTGGCGGCGTCAACTGGCAAAGCAAGACCGGGGTCGATCTGGGCTACTACCAACAATCGAGCTACGCCATCACCAACCTCATGGCCCGCTACGCCATCGACGAGCATTTCACGCTGGGGGTGAATGTGGATAACGTGTTCGACCGCAGTTACTACAGCACCACCAGCGCCGGGGTGTATGGGGCGCCGCGGAGTGTGACGGGGGTGGTCAAGTACACCTATTGA